TCCCATTCATGATTTCATTTAGCTTATTCTCTTCTTCTACTGTTAGATGAAGAGAATAAGCAGGAGTACGGTCTAATTCGGTTGCCAAATTATACCGTTTATAGTCCTTGTTTGCTTTTAGATAGCTAAATGACGTATATCCCTCGTAATGCTTTATATTCATTGTTGTTCTACTACCTGTTTTTTCTTTTCAAACTGCTCTTTTAATGGAAATGCTTCCTGCCACTTTTTCGCATTATCATCATAAAGCCCTTCACTATACAACGTTTTTAGTGATTTGTTTTCCAATGAAAGCGGATCTTGCCCCTCTTGGAACGCCTTTGCTTGTTGTAGTAATATGCGACGCATATGAATAATCGGTAAGTCACTTGTTCCCAATCGTTCCCGTGTACGGTCTACAATTGTCCCCATTGTTTCTGTAGCTGCATGATCCTGGTTGGCAATCCCGCGAATACCAGTGAAATTACCAGTCTTTTGCAAGTTCCGGTCTTGATTGTATTCGACGTCTGAATTGACTACTTTTCTAAGATCTTCATCCAATTTCAAACCACGGCGGGCATGTTGGGCTTCCACGTCAATCTTCCGATCATGTGCGAATTGCACATCCCACGTCCATGTACTATGGTCATCCCGCGGAACAAAGGCATGCCACATACCGTCTTCTCCACCAAAGCGTGGCGGATATGTGTAGAACGGGAAAATGTAATGAATCTCCATAAAAGCATTCTCTTCTTCTGTTCCAATTCCAACTGCGATGCATCGCTTCCCATAGTTCGTGTCTTGTACTGATTGTTTTACAGGAGGATTTTTTACAAGTGGATGATTTGGATCGATACCTAAATCACTACTTAAAATTCCGTCTTCCACTTCTTGTGTTGCATGTGCTTTATGCAAAAATGCCGCATGAACAAAATCTAAATCATTTTCCATCGCTTGTGCATAGTTACATTCCTGCCATACCCGTTCTACCAAATTGTTTTCCCGCGGAAGACCCATCCAATAGAAATCTGGGAAAGCAGGTTCCGATTCTTTAGGTCCCATGTACGTCCAAATAATTCCGCTTACTTCTTTTGTGGGATAACTCGTTAATTGAATCGATTCTCTGAACTTTCCATCAGTC
This window of the Sporosarcina ureae genome carries:
- a CDS encoding Rieske 2Fe-2S domain-containing protein — protein: MLTPEDNQLLTQTDAGTPMGDVFRRYWIPALQTEELVSDGKPQRVKLLGEDLVAFRDTEGKVGLIDERCPHRGTSLYYGINDGCGLRCMYHGWKFNTDGECMEIPSEPTDGKFRESIQLTSYPTKEVSGIIWTYMGPKESEPAFPDFYWMGLPRENNLVERVWQECNYAQAMENDLDFVHAAFLHKAHATQEVEDGILSSDLGIDPNHPLVKNPPVKQSVQDTNYGKRCIAVGIGTEEENAFMEIHYIFPFYTYPPRFGGEDGMWHAFVPRDDHSTWTWDVQFAHDRKIDVEAQHARRGLKLDEDLRKVVNSDVEYNQDRNLQKTGNFTGIRGIANQDHAATETMGTIVDRTRERLGTSDLPIIHMRRILLQQAKAFQEGQDPLSLENKSLKTLYSEGLYDDNAKKWQEAFPLKEQFEKKKQVVEQQ